Proteins encoded within one genomic window of Ranitomeya variabilis isolate aRanVar5 chromosome 4, aRanVar5.hap1, whole genome shotgun sequence:
- the LOC143764761 gene encoding uncharacterized protein LOC143764761: protein MASGSESSNTPPQRSAASSSEEENQEEEREQEQGPRGQAVVAARRVSQRSLDEPLDIDLMVASIEARGPLWDSRDPRHADQGILRRLWIEVAQSLWDGFDSASPKAKASFLKQLKTRWRSMKDRFKRGLKKEGQSRSGAAASRTSVYKYNRILQFLRPVLGSRETHSSTRETVRPSGAVLCEAPSEQSQPSHSESRSAPPQSGEPAAGPSDVPLAEASVAPSFRSSRQRQRALDREVMPEYLHLSTVFQNGFKAMCDKMSNLERRLEIIETELKRPAKHFFNAIYKGMVEHLTPELQISVMQGCNNVYVSALQQARVMQSATTMPAVPSLAAMTPTPAAEHHHRAPRAEGHRHRHRHHRTDPESSEHDRPSRGHRREADPHPEGERRKKKKKMTTTTSTPTLAMAAPKSTTRKNSGSTRSTTSTKAGSTQSTPSTQPGSTRSRSSQPRTLVVPPPPSSPAPLVSPTSTGWIDGIPSSVIDYAASSPSSSASVSSTPPKSVGYQSPFVADVGTP from the exons ATGGCCAGCGGCAGCGAGTCGAGCAACACCCCACCGCAGAGGAGTgcg gcttcttcaagtgaggaggagaaccaggaggaagagagggagcaggagCAGGGACCACGGGGCCAAGCTGTGGTTGCAGCACGGAGA gtttcacaacggtccCTGGATGAACCACTGGATATTGACCTGATGGTGGCATCCATTGAAGCAcggggcccgttgtgggacagccgtgacccccggcacgcggaccagggCATATTGCGCCGTCTGTGGATAGAGGTGGCacaatcgctgtgggatggcttcgaCAGCGCTTCACCCAAGGCCAAAGCTAGTTTCC TTAAAcaattgaagaccagatggcgctccatgaaggaccgtttcaagagGGGCCTGAAAAAGGAGGGACAGAGTCGTAGTGGTGCTGCCGCTTCAAGGACCTCGGTGTACAAGTACAACCGTATACTGCAGTTCTTGCGACCGGTCCTTGGAAGCAGAGA aacacacagcagcacccgcgAGACTGTCCGACCCTCTGGAGCGGTACTTTGTGAAGCGCCATCTGAACAGtcgcagccatcccacagcgagagcaggtcTGCACCACCCCAATCTggcgaaccggcagccggtccatcagatgttcccctggccgaggcctctgtCGCTCCTTCCTTTAGGTcttcccgacagcgtcagcgggccttGGACAGGGAGGTCATGCCCGAATATTTACATCTGAGCACCGTTTTTCAGAATGGTTTCAAGGCGATGTGCGATAAAATGTCCAATCTCGAACGTCGTCTTGAAATCATCGAAACGGAGCTCAAgaggccggccaaacatttttttaatgcCATTTACAAGGGCATGGttgaacatcttacgccggaactccagatttcggtcatGCAGGGCTGCAACAATGTATATGtcagtgctctgcagcaggctcgggtcatgcagtcagcgacaactATGCCCGCAGTACCATCGCTGGctgccatgactccgactcctgctgcagagcaccaccacagagctccgcgtgccgagggccaccgccaccgccaccgccaccacaGAACAGACCCCGAAAGTTCCGAGCATGACAGGCCTTCAAGGGGACACAGACGGGAAGCCGACCcacacccagagggagagaggaggaaaaagaagaagaagatgacgACGACGACAAGCACTCCAACCTTGGCTATGGCTGCTCCCAAAAGTACCACAAGAAAAAACTCCGGGTCTACCCGGAGCACAACAAGTACCAAGGCTGGGTCTACACAGAGTACACCCAGTACCCAGCCTGGGTCTACCCGGAGCCGGAGTAGCCAGCCAAGGACACTGGTCGTCCCTCCTCCTCCCTCATCTCCTGCTCCATTAGTGTCGCCAACATCAACTGGCTGGATTGATGGCATCCCGTCTAGTGTCATAGACTATGCTGCTTCCTCCCCCTCATCCTCTGCCTCGGTCTCCTCAACACCCCCAAAAAGTGTGGGATATCAATCCCCTTTCGTTGCCGATGTTGGTACCCCCTAa